The Triticum dicoccoides isolate Atlit2015 ecotype Zavitan chromosome 6A, WEW_v2.0, whole genome shotgun sequence genome has a window encoding:
- the LOC119316631 gene encoding sterol 3-beta-glucosyltransferase UGT80B1-like isoform X1 produces the protein MDGCGGDGRRPRAVFMAFGTHGDVFPIAGLAAAFANDQRQYTVVFITHSAHQSLSTHLAASKVRYMPVASPPALAAEQLDNISYDSVQSNAGPMSFSRRKEIIQTEHRKACLASVEEVFGNDPSIHSDFIVINFFALEGWHLAELFQVKCIIAASYFLPYSAPSSFERQFKQSFPLLYKYFQEAPPNTVCWTDITHWMWALFMESWGLWRNDCLNLSPIPYTDPVTNLPLWHVRAESPLLLYGFSKEIVERPGYWPSSAHICGFWFLPMAWQFSCDKCRELFSGDFSSPFEGILCANHAGLEDFLMGSSYSSLPIFIGLSSIGSMGFLRNPKSFLMVIKAVIESTDYRFILFSSGYQPLDSAIRSVASLAVESSVEAPALSNDSTLLFNNRLFCLSGSIPYSWLFPKCAAAIHHAGSGSTAAALFAGTPQVACPFLLDQFYWAERLHWLGVAPEPLKRQHLIPDIDDVASVNKAADVLLGAIRSALSPEIKAQATVIAQRLASEDGIGEALRILKEKVLP, from the exons ATGGacggctgcggcggcgatggccgCCGGCCTCGCGCCGTCTTCATGGCCTTCGGCACCCACGGCGACGTCTTCCCAATCGCT ggCCTTGCTGCAGCGTTTGCTAATGACCAACGGCAGTATACTGTGGTGTTCATCACTCATTCAGCACACCAG AGTTTATCCACACATCTAGCAGCCAGTAAAGTTAGGTACATGCCTGTGGCAAGCCCACCTGCCCTTGCTGCCGAACAACTTGATAATATTTCAT ATGATTCTGTTCAATCGAACGCTGGTCCTATGTCATTTTCACGGCGGAAAGAGATCATTCAGACGGAGCATAGGAAAGCATGTTTAGCTTCTGTCGAAGAAGTGTTTGGAAATGATCCGAGCATTCACAGTGACTTCATTGTGATCAATTTCTTTGCCCTG GAAGGTTGGCATCTTGCAGAATTGTTTCAAGTTAAGTGCATCATTGCTGCTTCTTATTTTCTTCCATATAG tgcccctTCATCATTTGAACGCCAATTTAAGCAAAGTTTTCCTCTTCTGTACAAGTACTTTCAAGAAGCTCCCCCCAACACA GTCTGCTGGACTGACATTACCCATTGGATGTGGGCGCTTTTCATGGAAAGTTGGGGATTGTGGAGAAATGATTGCCTAAATCTTAGTCCTATTCCTTATACA GATCCAGTAACAAATCTTCCTTTGTGGCATGTACGTGCAGAGTCGCCATTGTTGTT GTATGGTTTCAGCAAGGAAATTGTCGAGCGCCCAG GATATTGGCCCTCAAGTGCTCATATTTGTGGCTTTTGGTTTCTTCCTATGGCTTGGCAGTTTTCTTGTGATAAATGCAGGGAGTTATTCTCTGGAGATTTCAGTTCTCCATTTGAGGGTATTCTATGTGCAAATCATGCTGGCCTGGAAGACTTCCTCATGGGAAGTTCTTATTCGTCTTTACCTATATTTATAGGATTAAGTTCCATTGGCAG CATGGGGTTTCTTAGAAATCCTAAATCATTTCTAATGGTGATTAAAGCTGTCATAGAGTCAACAGATTACAGATTTATCCTTTTCTCATCTGGATACCAGCCATTGGATTCAGCAATCAGATCTGTTGCTTCTTTAGCTGTAGAATCAAGTGTTGAGGCACCTGCTCTTAGTAATGACAGCACTCTCCTTTTCAATAATCGACTCTTTTGCTTATCTGG ATCAATACCGTATAGCTGGCTTTTCCCTAAATGTGCAGCTGCTATTCATCATGCTGGCAG TGGATCTACAGCTGCTGCACTATTTGCTGGAACCCCTCAG GTTGCATGCCCTTTCCTGCTGGACCAGTTTTACTGGGCGGAGAGACTACACTGGTTAGGGGTGGCACCTGAGCCCCTTAAAAGACAACATCTAATCCCAGATATAGATGATGTCGCGAGCGTTAACAAAGCCGCAGATGTGCTCCTTGGAGCTATCAGATCAGCATTATCACCAGAAATTAAAGCTCAGGCAACTGTAATTGCTCAGAGACTTGCTTCTGAG GATGGGATTGGTGAAGCCCTCAGGATCTTGAAGGAGAAAGTTTTGCCTTAA
- the LOC119316631 gene encoding sterol 3-beta-glucosyltransferase UGT80B1-like isoform X2: protein MDGCGGDGRRPRAVFMAFGTHGDVFPIAGLAAAFANDQRQYTVVFITHSAHQSLSTHLAASKVRYMPVASPPALAAEQLDNISYDSVQSNAGPMSFSRRKEIIQTEHRKACLASVEEVFGNDPSIHSDFIVINFFALVCWTDITHWMWALFMESWGLWRNDCLNLSPIPYTDPVTNLPLWHVRAESPLLLYGFSKEIVERPGYWPSSAHICGFWFLPMAWQFSCDKCRELFSGDFSSPFEGILCANHAGLEDFLMGSSYSSLPIFIGLSSIGSMGFLRNPKSFLMVIKAVIESTDYRFILFSSGYQPLDSAIRSVASLAVESSVEAPALSNDSTLLFNNRLFCLSGSIPYSWLFPKCAAAIHHAGSGSTAAALFAGTPQVACPFLLDQFYWAERLHWLGVAPEPLKRQHLIPDIDDVASVNKAADVLLGAIRSALSPEIKAQATVIAQRLASEDGIGEALRILKEKVLP, encoded by the exons ATGGacggctgcggcggcgatggccgCCGGCCTCGCGCCGTCTTCATGGCCTTCGGCACCCACGGCGACGTCTTCCCAATCGCT ggCCTTGCTGCAGCGTTTGCTAATGACCAACGGCAGTATACTGTGGTGTTCATCACTCATTCAGCACACCAG AGTTTATCCACACATCTAGCAGCCAGTAAAGTTAGGTACATGCCTGTGGCAAGCCCACCTGCCCTTGCTGCCGAACAACTTGATAATATTTCAT ATGATTCTGTTCAATCGAACGCTGGTCCTATGTCATTTTCACGGCGGAAAGAGATCATTCAGACGGAGCATAGGAAAGCATGTTTAGCTTCTGTCGAAGAAGTGTTTGGAAATGATCCGAGCATTCACAGTGACTTCATTGTGATCAATTTCTTTGCCCTG GTCTGCTGGACTGACATTACCCATTGGATGTGGGCGCTTTTCATGGAAAGTTGGGGATTGTGGAGAAATGATTGCCTAAATCTTAGTCCTATTCCTTATACA GATCCAGTAACAAATCTTCCTTTGTGGCATGTACGTGCAGAGTCGCCATTGTTGTT GTATGGTTTCAGCAAGGAAATTGTCGAGCGCCCAG GATATTGGCCCTCAAGTGCTCATATTTGTGGCTTTTGGTTTCTTCCTATGGCTTGGCAGTTTTCTTGTGATAAATGCAGGGAGTTATTCTCTGGAGATTTCAGTTCTCCATTTGAGGGTATTCTATGTGCAAATCATGCTGGCCTGGAAGACTTCCTCATGGGAAGTTCTTATTCGTCTTTACCTATATTTATAGGATTAAGTTCCATTGGCAG CATGGGGTTTCTTAGAAATCCTAAATCATTTCTAATGGTGATTAAAGCTGTCATAGAGTCAACAGATTACAGATTTATCCTTTTCTCATCTGGATACCAGCCATTGGATTCAGCAATCAGATCTGTTGCTTCTTTAGCTGTAGAATCAAGTGTTGAGGCACCTGCTCTTAGTAATGACAGCACTCTCCTTTTCAATAATCGACTCTTTTGCTTATCTGG ATCAATACCGTATAGCTGGCTTTTCCCTAAATGTGCAGCTGCTATTCATCATGCTGGCAG TGGATCTACAGCTGCTGCACTATTTGCTGGAACCCCTCAG GTTGCATGCCCTTTCCTGCTGGACCAGTTTTACTGGGCGGAGAGACTACACTGGTTAGGGGTGGCACCTGAGCCCCTTAAAAGACAACATCTAATCCCAGATATAGATGATGTCGCGAGCGTTAACAAAGCCGCAGATGTGCTCCTTGGAGCTATCAGATCAGCATTATCACCAGAAATTAAAGCTCAGGCAACTGTAATTGCTCAGAGACTTGCTTCTGAG GATGGGATTGGTGAAGCCCTCAGGATCTTGAAGGAGAAAGTTTTGCCTTAA